The proteins below are encoded in one region of Streptomyces ficellus:
- a CDS encoding VOC family protein — protein sequence MSSIRQFQVTFDCADPERVARFWCEVLGYVLPPPPKGFGTWEDFRSSLPPEERGAWSACVDPSGAGPRLFFQRVPEGKAGKNRVHLDVRVGTGLVGEERLTTLEAEGARLVALGAVRVRLLPADEDNESCLVMQDVEGNEFCLD from the coding sequence ATGTCATCGATCAGGCAGTTCCAGGTCACCTTCGACTGCGCGGATCCCGAGCGCGTGGCCCGCTTCTGGTGCGAGGTGCTGGGGTACGTCCTGCCGCCGCCCCCGAAGGGGTTCGGCACGTGGGAGGACTTCCGCTCCTCGCTGCCGCCCGAGGAGCGGGGGGCGTGGTCCGCGTGCGTCGATCCCTCGGGCGCGGGACCGCGGTTGTTCTTCCAGCGCGTCCCCGAGGGCAAGGCCGGCAAGAACCGGGTGCACCTCGACGTGCGGGTGGGCACCGGGCTCGTCGGTGAGGAGCGCCTGACCACGCTGGAGGCCGAAGGCGCCCGCCTGGTGGCACTCGGCGCGGTGCGCGTACGGCTGCTGCCCGCCGACGAGGACAACGAGTCGTGTCTCGTGATGCAGGACGTCGAGGGCAACGAGTTCTGTCTCGACTGA
- the recD2 gene encoding SF1B family DNA helicase RecD2: MSSLSVVEGVLERITYANEENGYTVARVDTGRGGGDLLTVVGSLLGAQPGESLRMEGRWGSHPSYGKQFTVENYTTVLPATVQGIRRYLGSGLIKGIGPRIADRIVEHFGVGTLEVIEQEPARLVEVPGLGPKRTRMIGAAWEEQKAIKEVMVFLQGVGVSTSIAVRIYKKYQDASISVVRNQPYRLAADVWGIGFLTADRIAQAVGIPHDSPDRVKAGLQYALSQSTDQGHCFLPEERLISDAVKLLQVDTGLVIDCLAALAADEEGVVREQVPGPEGQPLTAVYLVPFHRAEVSLAAQLQRLLRTGEDRMPAFRDVAWDKALAWLADRTGADLAPEQEEAVRLALTEKVAVLTGGPGCGKSFTVRSIVELARAKKAKVVLAAPTGRAAKRLAELTGAEASTVHRLLELKPGGDAAYDRDRPLDADLVVVDEASMLDLLLANKLVKAVAPGAHLLLVGDVDQLPSVGAGEVLSDLLAPDGPVPSVRLTRIFRQARQSGVVTNAHRINSGQQPLTSGLPDFFLFVAEETEEAGRLTVDVAARRLPAKFGLDPRRDVQVLAPMHRGPAGAGVLNGLLQQAVTPARPGLAEKRFGGRVFRVGDKVTQIRNNYEKGANGVFNGTVGVVTSLDVDEQRLTVLTDEDEEVPYDFDELDELAHAYAVTIHRSQGSEYPAVVIPVTTGAWMMLQRNLLYTAVTRAKKLVVLVGSRKAIGQAVRTVSAGRRFTSLRHRLKGEVRVGNIT; the protein is encoded by the coding sequence ATGTCCAGTCTGTCGGTGGTCGAAGGGGTCCTCGAGCGGATCACGTACGCCAACGAGGAGAACGGCTACACGGTGGCCCGGGTCGACACGGGGCGCGGTGGCGGGGATCTCCTCACGGTGGTCGGCTCGCTGCTCGGCGCGCAGCCGGGGGAGTCGTTGCGGATGGAGGGGCGTTGGGGGTCGCATCCGAGTTACGGCAAGCAGTTCACCGTGGAGAACTACACGACCGTCCTCCCGGCCACCGTCCAGGGCATCCGCCGCTATCTGGGCTCCGGACTGATCAAGGGCATCGGGCCGCGCATCGCCGACCGGATCGTGGAGCACTTCGGGGTCGGCACGCTGGAGGTGATCGAGCAGGAGCCCGCGCGGCTCGTCGAAGTGCCGGGGCTGGGGCCGAAACGGACGAGGATGATCGGCGCCGCGTGGGAGGAGCAGAAGGCGATCAAGGAGGTGATGGTCTTCCTCCAGGGCGTGGGCGTGTCCACCTCGATCGCCGTGCGGATCTACAAGAAGTACCAGGACGCCTCGATCTCCGTGGTGCGCAACCAGCCCTACCGGCTGGCCGCCGACGTGTGGGGCATCGGGTTCCTGACCGCCGACCGGATCGCGCAGGCGGTGGGGATACCGCACGACAGCCCGGACCGGGTGAAGGCCGGGTTGCAGTACGCGCTGTCGCAGTCCACCGACCAGGGGCACTGCTTCCTGCCGGAGGAGCGGCTGATCTCCGACGCGGTGAAGCTCCTCCAGGTCGACACGGGCCTGGTCATCGACTGCCTGGCCGCTCTGGCGGCCGACGAGGAGGGGGTCGTCCGGGAACAGGTCCCGGGCCCGGAGGGGCAGCCGCTGACGGCCGTCTACCTGGTCCCGTTCCACCGGGCCGAGGTCTCCCTGGCCGCCCAGCTCCAGCGGCTGCTGCGGACCGGTGAGGACCGGATGCCGGCCTTCCGGGACGTGGCCTGGGACAAGGCGCTGGCGTGGCTCGCCGACCGTACGGGTGCCGATCTGGCGCCCGAGCAGGAGGAGGCGGTGCGCCTGGCGCTCACCGAGAAGGTGGCCGTGTTGACGGGCGGCCCCGGGTGCGGCAAGTCGTTCACGGTCCGGTCGATCGTGGAGCTGGCCCGCGCCAAGAAGGCCAAGGTGGTCCTCGCGGCGCCCACCGGCCGGGCCGCCAAGCGGCTGGCGGAGCTGACCGGCGCGGAGGCGTCCACGGTGCACCGGCTGCTGGAGCTGAAGCCGGGCGGGGACGCGGCGTACGACCGGGACCGGCCGCTCGACGCCGACCTGGTCGTCGTCGACGAGGCGTCCATGCTGGACCTGCTGCTGGCCAACAAGCTGGTCAAGGCGGTGGCGCCGGGCGCCCACCTGCTGCTGGTGGGGGACGTCGACCAGCTGCCCAGCGTGGGCGCGGGCGAGGTGCTGAGCGACCTGCTGGCGCCGGACGGCCCCGTCCCGTCGGTGCGGCTGACCCGGATCTTCCGGCAGGCCCGGCAGTCCGGTGTCGTCACCAACGCGCACCGGATCAACTCGGGTCAGCAACCGCTGACTTCCGGGCTGCCGGACTTCTTCCTGTTCGTCGCCGAGGAGACCGAGGAGGCGGGCCGGCTCACGGTGGACGTGGCCGCCCGCCGCCTGCCGGCGAAGTTCGGCCTCGACCCGCGCCGTGACGTGCAGGTCCTGGCGCCGATGCACCGTGGCCCGGCAGGCGCGGGCGTCCTGAACGGGCTGCTCCAGCAGGCCGTCACCCCCGCGAGACCCGGCCTGGCGGAGAAGAGGTTCGGCGGCCGGGTCTTCCGCGTCGGCGACAAGGTCACCCAGATCAGGAACAATTACGAGAAGGGTGCGAACGGGGTCTTCAACGGCACGGTCGGCGTGGTCACCTCGCTCGACGTGGACGAGCAGCGGCTGACGGTGCTGACCGACGAGGACGAGGAGGTTCCTTACGACTTCGACGAGCTGGACGAGCTGGCGCACGCGTACGCGGTGACGATCCACCGCTCCCAGGGCAGCGAGTATCCGGCGGTGGTGATCCCGGTCACCACCGGGGCGTGGATGATGCTCCAGCGAAACCTGCTCTACACGGCCGTCACGCGCGCGAAGAAGCTCGTTGTCCTCGTGGGCTCACGCAAGGCGATCGGGCAGGCGGTCCGCACCGTCTCGGCCGGACGGCGCTTTACCTCACTGCGCCACCGGCTGAAAGGTGAGGTCCGGGTGGGAAACATCACCTGA
- a CDS encoding citrate synthase encodes MSDNSVVLRYADGEYTYPVVESTVGDKGFDIGKLRAQTGLVTLDSGYGNTAAYKSAITYLDGEQGILRYRGYPIEQLAERSTFLEVAYLLINGELPKVDELAAFRNEITQHTLLHEDVKRFFDGFPRDAHPMAMLSSVVSALSTFYQDSHNPFDEKQRHLSTIRLLAKLPTIAAYAYKKSIGHPFVYPRNDLSYVENFLRMTFSVPAQEYELDPVVVSALDKLLILHADHEQNCSTSTVRLVGSSQANMFASVSAGISALWGPLHGGANQSVLEMLQGIKADGGDVDSFIRKVKNKEDGVRLMGFGHRVYKNFDPRAKIIKAAAHDVLSALGKSDELLDIALKLEEHALADDYFVSRNLYPNVDFYTGLIYRAMGFPTEMFTVLFALGRLPGWIAQWHEMIKEPGSRIGRPRQIYTGEVLRDFVPVEGR; translated from the coding sequence GTGAGCGACAACTCTGTAGTACTGCGGTACGCGGACGGTGAATACACCTACCCGGTGGTCGAGAGCACCGTCGGTGACAAGGGCTTCGACATCGGGAAGCTCCGAGCCCAGACCGGTCTGGTGACCCTGGACAGCGGCTACGGCAACACGGCCGCCTACAAATCCGCGATCACCTACCTGGACGGCGAGCAGGGCATCCTGCGGTACCGCGGCTACCCCATCGAGCAGCTGGCCGAGCGCTCCACCTTCCTCGAGGTGGCGTACCTGCTGATCAACGGTGAGCTGCCGAAGGTCGACGAGCTGGCGGCCTTCCGCAACGAGATCACGCAGCACACCCTGCTGCACGAGGACGTCAAGCGGTTCTTCGACGGCTTCCCGCGCGACGCCCACCCGATGGCGATGCTGTCCTCGGTCGTCAGTGCGCTGTCCACGTTCTACCAGGACAGCCACAACCCGTTCGACGAGAAGCAGCGCCACCTGTCCACGATCCGGCTGCTGGCCAAGCTGCCCACGATCGCGGCCTACGCGTACAAGAAGTCGATCGGTCACCCGTTCGTCTACCCGCGCAACGACCTGTCGTACGTCGAGAACTTCCTGCGCATGACCTTCTCGGTCCCGGCCCAGGAGTACGAGCTGGACCCGGTCGTGGTGTCGGCCCTCGACAAGCTGCTGATCCTGCACGCGGACCACGAGCAGAACTGCTCCACGTCCACCGTGCGCCTGGTCGGCTCGTCGCAGGCGAACATGTTCGCCTCCGTCTCCGCCGGCATCTCCGCCCTGTGGGGCCCGCTGCACGGTGGCGCCAACCAGTCGGTGCTGGAGATGCTCCAGGGCATCAAGGCCGACGGCGGCGACGTCGACTCCTTCATCCGCAAGGTGAAGAACAAGGAGGACGGCGTCCGCCTGATGGGCTTCGGCCACCGCGTCTACAAGAACTTCGACCCCCGGGCGAAGATCATCAAGGCGGCCGCGCACGACGTCCTCTCCGCGCTCGGCAAGTCCGACGAGCTGCTGGACATCGCGCTGAAGCTGGAGGAGCACGCGCTCGCCGACGACTACTTCGTCTCGCGCAACCTCTACCCGAACGTCGACTTCTACACGGGTCTGATCTACCGGGCGATGGGCTTCCCGACCGAGATGTTCACGGTGCTCTTCGCGCTGGGCCGGCTGCCGGGCTGGATCGCCCAGTGGCACGAGATGATCAAGGAGCCGGGTTCCCGCATCGGCCGTCCGCGCCAGATCTACACGGGCGAGGTTCTGCGCGACTTCGTCCCGGTCGAGGGCCGCTGA
- a CDS encoding heavy-metal-associated domain-containing protein encodes MTAETRTELPQATGSCCSPAGSCHDSAAGAAAGGVTTVYEVRGMTCGHCEGAVTEEVSALAGVTSVTADAGSGLVTVVSETALDEAEVRAAVDEAGYELAGRA; translated from the coding sequence ATGACCGCTGAGACGAGGACCGAGCTCCCCCAGGCGACCGGCTCCTGCTGCTCCCCCGCCGGCTCCTGCCACGACAGTGCGGCCGGGGCCGCGGCCGGCGGCGTGACGACGGTCTACGAGGTCCGGGGCATGACCTGCGGCCACTGCGAGGGCGCCGTGACCGAGGAGGTCTCCGCCCTCGCCGGCGTCACCTCCGTCACGGCGGACGCCGGGTCCGGCCTGGTCACCGTCGTCTCCGAGACCGCGCTGGACGAGGCCGAGGTGCGCGCGGCGGTCGACGAGGCGGGTTACGAGCTCGCCGGCCGGGCCTGA
- a CDS encoding GNAT family N-acetyltransferase: MTDFSSKPTLTGDNVVLRPVTEEDAAVFAEILTDPEVLTLTGTPEDAPPLSPAYLRSWYGSRGDHPDRLDLALVDRTSGEVVGELVLNEWDEPNRSCNFRTLIGPRGRGRGLGTEAIRLLLAHAFEHLHLNRVSLGVFAFNPRAIRVYEKVGFVQEGVEREALLHRGRWIDSLSMSVLAREWAVHRGHPETAHGPGLTGIHTP; this comes from the coding sequence ATGACCGACTTCTCCAGCAAACCCACCCTGACCGGCGACAACGTCGTGCTGCGCCCGGTCACCGAGGAGGACGCGGCCGTGTTCGCGGAGATCCTCACTGATCCCGAGGTCCTCACCCTCACCGGCACTCCCGAGGACGCGCCGCCGCTCTCCCCCGCGTACCTGCGCTCCTGGTACGGCTCCCGCGGCGACCACCCCGACCGGCTGGACCTCGCCCTGGTCGACCGGACCTCCGGTGAGGTGGTGGGCGAGCTCGTCCTCAACGAGTGGGACGAACCGAACCGCAGCTGCAACTTCCGCACCCTCATCGGGCCCCGGGGCCGCGGCCGGGGCCTCGGCACCGAGGCGATCCGGCTGCTCCTCGCCCACGCCTTCGAGCACCTGCACCTGAACCGGGTCTCCCTCGGCGTCTTCGCCTTCAACCCGCGCGCGATCCGCGTCTACGAGAAGGTCGGCTTCGTCCAGGAGGGCGTGGAGCGCGAGGCGCTGCTGCACCGGGGCCGGTGGATCGACTCGCTCTCCATGTCGGTCCTGGCCCGCGAATGGGCCGTCCACCGGGGGCACCCGGAGACGGCACACGGGCCCGGGCTTACTGGAATTCATACCCCCTAG
- a CDS encoding helix-turn-helix transcriptional regulator has product MTDRRLWSYKEIAAHIRVQPDTVRSYRKHGLLPQPDHVEGGKPYWYADTIRTWVANRPGNRGRPS; this is encoded by the coding sequence ATGACGGACAGAAGGCTCTGGTCCTACAAGGAGATCGCCGCGCACATCCGGGTGCAGCCGGACACGGTCCGCTCGTACCGCAAGCACGGCCTGCTCCCGCAGCCCGACCACGTGGAGGGCGGGAAGCCGTACTGGTACGCGGACACGATCCGCACCTGGGTGGCCAACCGCCCCGGCAACCGCGGCCGCCCGAGCTGA
- a CDS encoding sugar phosphate isomerase/epimerase family protein — translation MTPLSPPPLSRIRIGSAPDSWGVWFPDDPQQVPWPRFLDEVTEAGYEWIELGPYGYLPTDPARLTAETARRGLKVSAGTVFTGLHHGDAVWEKTWAHVSDNATLARAMGADHLVVIPSFWRDDKTGEVLEDRTLTADQWRNLTRLTERLGREVRDRFGLRIVVHPHADTHIDGEESVSRFLDATDPDLVSLCLDTGHYAYCGGDSVKLIETYGERIGYLHLKQVDPRVLAEVVAAGTPFGPAVARGVMCEPPAGVPALEPVLAAAQALDVDLFAIVEQDMYPCPPDKPFPIARRTRRFLRSCGA, via the coding sequence ATGACGCCGCTGTCCCCGCCGCCGCTGTCCCGCATCCGGATCGGTTCCGCCCCCGACTCGTGGGGGGTGTGGTTCCCCGACGACCCACAGCAGGTCCCCTGGCCGCGCTTCCTCGACGAGGTGACGGAGGCCGGGTACGAGTGGATCGAGCTCGGGCCCTACGGGTACCTCCCCACCGACCCCGCCCGGCTCACCGCGGAGACCGCGCGCCGCGGGCTGAAGGTCTCGGCGGGCACCGTCTTCACCGGCCTGCACCACGGGGACGCCGTGTGGGAGAAGACCTGGGCGCACGTCTCGGACAACGCCACGCTCGCCCGCGCGATGGGCGCCGACCACCTCGTCGTCATCCCGTCCTTCTGGCGCGACGACAAGACGGGCGAGGTGCTGGAGGACCGGACCCTGACGGCGGACCAGTGGCGGAACCTGACCCGCCTGACCGAACGCCTCGGGCGCGAGGTGCGGGACCGCTTCGGCCTGCGCATCGTCGTCCATCCGCACGCCGACACCCACATCGACGGCGAGGAGAGCGTCAGCCGTTTCCTCGACGCGACCGACCCCGACCTGGTCTCCCTCTGCCTGGACACCGGGCACTACGCGTACTGCGGCGGCGACAGCGTCAAACTGATCGAGACGTACGGCGAACGCATCGGCTACCTGCACCTGAAGCAGGTCGACCCCCGCGTCCTGGCCGAGGTCGTCGCCGCGGGCACCCCGTTCGGGCCGGCCGTGGCCCGCGGCGTGATGTGCGAGCCCCCGGCCGGCGTGCCCGCCCTCGAACCCGTACTGGCCGCCGCCCAGGCACTGGACGTCGACCTCTTCGCGATCGTCGAGCAGGACATGTACCCCTGCCCGCCGGACAAGCCCTTCCCCATCGCCCGCCGCACCCGCCGCTTCCTCCGCTCCTGCGGAGCCTGA
- a CDS encoding 5-dehydro-2-deoxygluconokinase, producing the protein MATDRYDLITMGRIGVDLYPLQTGVPLARVETFGKFLGGSPSNVAVAAARLGRRTALITRTGADPFGTYLHQELRAFGVDDRWVTPVDAYPTPLTFCEIFPPDDFPLYFYRQPKAPDLEIHEHELDLAAIAAARVFWMTGTGLSADPSRTSTLAALAARSSASPPGGPSGGPRPAGYAAAPDGRVTVFDLDWRPMFWSGADEARPRYAAALRHATVAVGNLDECEIATGEREPHAAARALLDRGVRLAVVKQGPKGVLAMTADGDTADVPPVPVEVVNGLGAGDAFGGALCHGLLAGWDLERAVRYANAAGALVASRLACSSAMPFPHEVEAALTGPAPSAAHPEDAGSGAAAPPGPGPAPGGPRPRAAASLTARPGAPGPGASASPPAHPEDAGSGAAPENATPGPGRPGGGHPGGGQPGPAHPEGGYPGPAHPEGGQHRPAHPEGGRS; encoded by the coding sequence ATGGCGACCGATCGTTACGACCTCATCACCATGGGGCGCATCGGGGTGGACCTCTATCCGCTCCAGACCGGCGTCCCGCTCGCCCGCGTCGAGACGTTCGGCAAGTTCCTCGGCGGCTCGCCCTCCAACGTGGCGGTCGCCGCCGCCCGCCTCGGCCGCCGCACCGCGCTGATCACCCGCACGGGCGCGGACCCCTTCGGCACGTACCTGCACCAGGAGCTGCGGGCGTTCGGCGTGGACGACCGGTGGGTGACGCCGGTCGACGCGTACCCCACCCCGCTCACCTTCTGCGAGATCTTCCCGCCGGACGACTTCCCGCTCTACTTCTACCGGCAGCCCAAGGCCCCGGACCTGGAGATCCACGAGCACGAGCTGGACCTGGCGGCGATCGCCGCCGCCCGGGTGTTCTGGATGACCGGTACGGGCCTGTCCGCCGACCCCAGCCGCACGTCCACCCTCGCGGCGCTCGCGGCCCGGTCGTCCGCGTCGCCGCCCGGCGGCCCGTCCGGTGGCCCGCGCCCCGCCGGGTACGCCGCCGCGCCGGACGGGCGGGTCACCGTGTTCGACCTCGACTGGCGGCCCATGTTCTGGTCCGGCGCCGACGAGGCCCGGCCCCGCTACGCGGCCGCCCTGCGGCACGCCACCGTCGCCGTGGGCAACCTCGACGAGTGCGAGATCGCCACCGGCGAGCGCGAACCGCACGCCGCGGCCCGCGCCCTCCTCGACCGGGGCGTCCGGCTCGCCGTCGTCAAGCAGGGCCCCAAGGGCGTCCTCGCCATGACCGCCGACGGCGACACCGCCGACGTGCCGCCCGTCCCGGTGGAGGTCGTCAACGGCCTCGGCGCGGGCGACGCGTTCGGCGGGGCGCTGTGCCACGGGCTCCTCGCCGGATGGGACCTGGAGCGGGCCGTACGGTACGCCAACGCCGCGGGCGCCCTCGTCGCCTCCCGCCTCGCCTGCTCCTCCGCGATGCCGTTCCCGCACGAGGTCGAAGCCGCCCTCACCGGCCCGGCGCCCTCGGCGGCCCACCCGGAGGACGCCGGGTCGGGTGCCGCCGCGCCGCCGGGGCCCGGCCCCGCTCCCGGCGGGCCGAGGCCCCGCGCGGCCGCGTCCCTGACCGCCCGCCCAGGGGCCCCCGGCCCGGGCGCCTCCGCGTCCCCGCCGGCCCACCCGGAGGACGCCGGGTCGGGTGCCGCCCCCGAAAACGCCACGCCCGGCCCCGGCCGCCCCGGGGGCGGGCACCCCGGGGGCGGCCAGCCCGGCCCCGCCCACCCCGAAGGGGGGTACCCCGGCCCCGCCCACCCCGAAGGGGGTCAGCACCGCCCCGCCCACCCCGAAGGCGGCCGATCGTGA
- a CDS encoding Cgl0159 family (beta/alpha)8-fold protein, whose protein sequence is MTVDLARLVAVRARHPEAVAEAAGRRRRRALLGASGRLMIVAADHPARGALAVGDRPLAMANRLDLLERLCLALSRPGVDGVLATADILDDLLLLGALEDKVVMGSMNRGGLVGAAFELDDRFTGHRPEDLARLGFDAGKLLLRIDHTDPGSLTTLASAARTIDAMAERGLPVFVEPFLSRRDPADGRVRNDLSPDAVTTSLAIASGLAGTSAYTWLKVPVTDDPGDMARVMETTTLPAVLLGGDVGPDQDTAYEKWRKALRLPTVQGLVAGRSLLYPADGDVAAAVDTAVGLL, encoded by the coding sequence GTGACCGTCGACCTCGCGCGGCTCGTCGCGGTGCGGGCGCGGCATCCGGAGGCGGTCGCGGAGGCGGCCGGGCGGCGGAGGCGGCGGGCGCTGCTCGGCGCGTCGGGGCGGCTCATGATCGTCGCCGCCGACCACCCCGCCCGGGGCGCGCTGGCCGTGGGCGACCGGCCGCTGGCCATGGCCAACCGCCTCGACCTGCTGGAACGGCTGTGCCTCGCGCTGTCCCGCCCCGGGGTCGACGGGGTGCTCGCCACCGCCGACATCCTCGACGACCTGCTCCTCCTGGGCGCGCTGGAGGACAAGGTCGTCATGGGCTCCATGAACCGCGGCGGCCTCGTGGGCGCGGCGTTCGAACTCGACGACCGGTTCACCGGCCACCGCCCCGAGGACCTGGCGCGGCTCGGGTTCGACGCCGGGAAGCTCCTGCTACGCATCGACCACACCGACCCCGGCTCCCTCACCACCCTCGCCTCGGCCGCCCGCACCATCGACGCCATGGCCGAGCGGGGCCTGCCGGTCTTCGTCGAGCCGTTCCTCTCGCGCCGCGACCCCGCCGACGGCCGGGTCCGCAACGACCTGAGCCCCGACGCGGTGACCACCTCGCTCGCCATCGCCTCCGGGCTCGCCGGGACCTCCGCGTACACCTGGCTGAAGGTCCCCGTCACCGACGACCCCGGCGACATGGCCCGGGTCATGGAGACGACGACCCTGCCCGCCGTCCTCCTCGGCGGCGACGTCGGACCCGACCAGGACACGGCGTACGAGAAGTGGCGCAAGGCGCTGCGGCTGCCGACCGTGCAGGGGCTGGTGGCGGGCCGCTCGCTGCTCTACCCGGCGGACGGCGACGTCGCCGCCGCCGTCGACACGGCAGTGGGCCTGCTCTGA
- the iolB gene encoding 5-deoxy-glucuronate isomerase produces MTERQLHVPAGEAAHGPYALRIDPERAGWGYSALRVLDLAPGESHLFATGDSEWILLPLTGGCTVLADGECIELLGRESVFSGVTDFAYLPRDAHTQIASGAGGRFALAGARCERRLPARHGPAPEVPVESRGSGTCAREVRNFAAADTFDCDRLIAVEVITPGGHWSSYPPHKHDERLPGEETELEEIYYFEIEGGGPGYQRVSPSRPGGADVLAEVRSGDAVLVPDGWHGPSIAPPGHAMYYLNVMAGPGDEREWKIRFHPDHRTEGYR; encoded by the coding sequence ATGACCGAACGGCAGTTGCACGTACCTGCGGGCGAAGCGGCCCACGGACCCTACGCCCTGCGCATCGACCCGGAGCGGGCCGGGTGGGGCTACTCCGCCCTGCGCGTCCTGGACCTCGCGCCCGGCGAGTCCCACCTCTTCGCCACCGGCGACAGCGAGTGGATCCTGCTTCCCCTCACCGGCGGCTGTACGGTTCTGGCCGACGGTGAGTGCATCGAACTGCTCGGCCGTGAAAGCGTGTTCAGCGGCGTCACCGACTTCGCGTACCTCCCGCGTGACGCCCACACCCAGATCGCCTCCGGCGCGGGAGGCCGTTTCGCCCTGGCAGGAGCGAGGTGCGAGCGACGACTCCCCGCTCGCCACGGCCCCGCGCCGGAGGTACCCGTCGAGTCGCGCGGCAGCGGCACCTGCGCCCGCGAGGTGCGCAACTTCGCCGCCGCCGACACCTTCGACTGCGACCGGCTCATCGCCGTCGAGGTCATCACCCCCGGCGGGCACTGGTCCTCCTACCCGCCCCACAAGCACGACGAGCGCCTCCCCGGCGAGGAGACGGAGCTGGAGGAGATCTACTACTTCGAGATCGAGGGCGGGGGACCCGGCTACCAGCGCGTGTCGCCCTCCCGCCCCGGCGGCGCCGACGTCCTCGCCGAGGTCCGCAGCGGCGACGCCGTCCTCGTACCGGACGGCTGGCACGGCCCGTCCATCGCCCCGCCCGGCCACGCCATGTACTACCTCAACGTCATGGCCGGGCCCGGCGACGAACGGGAGTGGAAGATCCGCTTCCACCCCGATCACCGCACGGAGGGATACCGATGA